The sequence below is a genomic window from Lolium perenne isolate Kyuss_39 chromosome 4, Kyuss_2.0, whole genome shotgun sequence.
ATTCACCGCTGCCGATGCCGTATAATTAGTCGATCCTAGTAGTTAATGTAGTGCCAGCTGCCTCCGCACGCACTCTCCGCGCGTTTTCGATTCACCGGTACCCGTGCTTCCAATGATGGTGGATCAGTAAAAGCTGCGCGTGCGCGGGAACCGATGCGTCCACGGGGGATGGATTTGATCGGTCGGGTCAGGTTGAAAAAACAATGACGCAATCTATCCTTTAATGCGAGCGAGCGATCCAGGTCATGACTTAAAGCAAGTCTGATAGGAATCGGTCGGTGGTATAAGgacattaaataatatattttagatgagttggaggagagaagaggagagagagaaGGTGGGCTACTATCTGATAGCCACTTCTGCGTCTTTccgactttgtgagagtgaaaggtgggccatATATTAGTAAACTACTTCATTgttatagccaactattgtacatgttagctATATGATGACTACAAATAATATGGCATCTTGTTATAGCCAGCAGTTGGCTATACTATTGCAATTGCTCTTAATTCCATCGACGCGAGTTGCGTGCACAATCAATTGACCAACTACTCATGCGCGGGGTGGAGTTTGACGATCCCGAGGAGCGACCTGCTGTACGACTGCGGGCAGAGCCTGAACCCGGCGGTGGACCTCGGCCAGGTGAGCTTTCGTGCAAGGCGTGGGGTTCTTCCCGAACGAGGAGTACGCGACGAACGCGGACGGGATGGTGATCAACGACGGCACGTGGACGTACAAGATCCCCACGGTGGACACCATCCCCAAGCAGCTCAACGTGGAACTCATCAACAGCGCGCGCCACCACAAGCGGGTGCTCTCCTCCAAGGCCTCCGGcgagccgccgctgctgctgctggccGCCTCCGTGCACTGCGCCATGCGGGAGGCCATCCGGGCCGCCAGGACCGAGTTCTCCGCCGAGTCGCCGCTCACGTTCCAGATGGACGTGCCCGCCACCATGGCCCACGTCAAGGAGCTCTGCGGCCTCGACGTCGTCGAGAGGCACCTACAGAgcctctccgccgccgccacccacaaGGCGTGATGCTGTTGTTTGTCCGTTGTGTGTATTCTAACGAGACAAGCCATGGTTTTCGACAGTGGCCGGTGTGCTTGTGTCATGCTGTGTATATGAGACATAATAAAGCTATCGACTTGGATCAATTGCAAGCGTTGGATTCTCATCGGCCGACGGAAATTCTACACTGTTTTTCGGATGGATTGTCAACCTGGTGAAAGACAACCAGCTATGCCCAGACTGAAGGGAGACAGTGCAGCCAGATACATATCATCGCTGAAACAAGAACACTCCTTCCTACAAGTAGCACCAGCTATGCATTTTTCACCTAAGCTCCTCAGACGCAAAATGCAGAGAAATGTTTAGCTATTCTCAGGAAAGCATAACATCCAACCTATATATACAACACACCACCCTACAAAACTAAGATGCGAAAACATGACCCTCTCATCGCCATATCCTACCAAAATCGAGAAACCATGATCGAGCAGAGCGTAGGACATCCCAACACATGAGCAGTCTTAGCTATTAATACTAGGGTATAGTTGCCGTTGAAGGGATATCTCAGGGAAATGTGAGGAAACAAGGCAGAGTTTTCCGTGTTTCCTTCTCTCTGAGCAGCCCGTCAATATTACACGCACCGCGACACCTCTGCAGCCTTCTCGGCCTTCGTGCAATCAAGTCGCAGAGATCAAAAGGCGTCAAAACTACATCTTTGTACCTCAGATCGAGCTACAAGATTTTTAGATATGTCCATCTTCCTCAGCAGATGATGGATTCGACCTGTCATGGTAATAACCAAGACAACCAATGTCACCGTTACCTCAGGGCTTCCCTAATCTCTTCGCTCCCGGGGTCCAGCTGCACTGCCTGCCGGAACGCGTCAGCGGCGCCATTGTAGTCCTAGATATTGAGAAAATATCAGTACCGCGAGGGGAGATATATACAAGTGGAGAGAATGGGTCAAATTGCAAGGGTAGAATCAATGCAAGCAGCTGTACCTTCATGAAGCTGAGGGCTTCGCCTTCACGATACCAGGCCTTGGACCAACGGGGCCGGATCAGTCTGCACTTGCGCGCGTCTTCCAAAGCTTTAACCCCATGTCTCAGACGCAGCCAACAGAGGCTACTGTTGGCAAACATGGAGGCGTCAAGTGGGTTTATTTGAATTACCTGCATTTACAATGAGCAAACGTGCTCTCAGTCTAGCTCAACAGGTTGATGCAACAATGATGAATGGATCTACTAACAGGCTCTATGAACCACCTCGCTGCCTTTTTCAGTAgtttgtttgttttctttttctaaaAAGGGGCCTCTGCATCATTAGTTTAATTAATGTCTGACCTGATGTAACAAAACCCTGCATATAGTTGTTGCTCACTTAAGCAAAGAAAGGACATCTCAAGATGAAGTGCTAAACTATAAGTGTCATTGTACGAGAGAAAAACACTCCACATGCCGTTGTTTCATCATCGGGTGTAAGGCATGCATGGCTCTATGGATACTGAGTTCATCATAAACCATTCTGAGCCTGATTTTCTAAACCATTTGTTGTGTGATCTTTGCGATTATTCCAAACAAGTACTGGAGAGGGTTATGCACTTACCAGGCCATAGAAGGATAGTGCTATAACGTAGTCCTCCTTTGCAAATGCTTCCTTTGCTCGCAGTGGCGGCGCCAGGTTCGAGTTGTTGGGTATTCATTGTAAATTTTTTTGGTCTCGAGGCACCATACTGTATGATTTAGAAGCTTGTTAGTAAAAAATTAGGTTTGCTAAACAGCTAATCTGCTATGCGCATGTGTTTGAAGATGTGAAAAGTAGTAAGCCGGTTGGACGCCGAGTCATGCGCATTGCCGCCGCGCACCATCGGCCGTCGCGCCTGCTCCGCCTCGGCAGCCACTGCCAATGGGCGATGGCCACTGCTCCCCTTCTAGCTCTGCCGTCGGGCCGCCATGTTTGCCTACAAATAGGACCAAAACGAGCGCAGTCCCATCCTTAATTCTCTCCCTTCAGATTTAATTCTCCATAATTCTTTCTCAGGTCCAGAGCTATTGATTGGCCATGCCTGCATGGGACTCTCCTTAATCTCTGGCGCCATCAACTATCCCTCCATGAATTGAAATCTACCTTAACGAGTAGCTGAGAGGAGCGATTAATTCTGCATGGTGATATCTTCCAGACGAGAACATGTATATTATAAAGTTTATTTTGCTCAGATTCTTGGGTATTCACTTGCATACAGGTGCATACCCCCAGCGCCGCCGCTGTTTGCTCGTGACTTCCAATCTGCAATTCTCTCTTTCACCGAAACTACAGGCTGAACACAATAGCATGCTCAGTTACAGTGTAAAGATTGATCGTTTGGACACCACAGTAATAGTTTAAAGTTTGAAAATTAAATAATGTGCTGCTTGATCAAAATTCCTTCAATTATAAATCTTGATAGATTTGCAAACTTGGTTGGGGTAGTGCCATACAACCACCACGACTGAAATCTGTCAGAAACTTCCCTATTGAACAAAACGTCAATTAAATTTTAATACATAGCTCTATATTTAGGTACGCATAATGACATCTTCCATCCAAATACATCAAGGATGCTTGTACCAAGATTTTATGAAGAACCTACAGGCTTGCAGATAGAACAAGGAGGTTACAATTTCAATAATGTTATCATGTACAAAACTTGCCCTATTTCTTCTAAGAAATCAAAGTGGAAACAATTGAAGACCAATGAGTATGCGTACTGTGTGTTAAATTTTTAATTTGTAAAGGAGAACACATCATAAGCTATCTATAAGAGCACCACGATTTATCGCGGTCTAAATAGAAAATACAAAGCAAACACACATTAAGTAACATGAGTATAACCAGGACTGAAGTAACAAAAAATATTATGTACATGCCTGAAGAGGATTGAAATGCGGAGAATTCACGGTTCTAATTATCCCATCAACACTCCAATCTGGCAGAGATGGAATTGGTTTTGTCCTAGGAAATAAAACTTCAACAAGGTCACGTCGACGATTAGCAGCTGCTTGCACGATTGGAATTGCATCATGCTATATCATAAAGAAAACTGGGATTAGATGCTATATAATCCAGCACGGAAATGACAAAGCCATCAATGTCATTTGATTTTCTTTCGAGAAAAAATAACACTGAGAAAAAAAGATATTCTTGAATTCATCACACTGACAGTAACAGTTCGAGACACTGCCCAACACCTTAGATAATTTGCAGCAAAACTAGACACAGTTACCCTTCTTGAACCATAGTACATGGACTCGGAAGAACACCTAAAAATAAGAAGTTATTGCTAGTAGAGCCTAGAGCTGCAAACTTAGCACTAGACCTGGAGGAACCTACTAGTAACATGATTCTGAGATGAGATATGTAAGACCTGTTATTCCACTTAGCACTAGAGCTGCAAACTTGGGATGTCTTCCCAAGTCTGAAACACTGACGGATACCCACACAGATGCACTTGAATAAAACCTACTGTACAGTATTTAGTTGAACATGAACAAAATATATATTGTAGTTGTATCTCAGGAGATATTTAATTAGATTCCACCCTGTATCAGATGCAAGGAGAAAGTGACTATATTGCAAATCGCAAAGCCTACGAGGAAGTAAAAAGGAAGATGAAGGCAGAGATATACTTACCATGTTAGGAGTGTTAGGGTCAGCTCCAGCCTCTAGAAGCAACTTGACAATCTCGGTTAAGCCATTTTTAACTGCTTGTATTAAAGGAGCTGATGCAGGGTAACCAGGTGGAGCATTCACATCAGCACCAACCTATGGATACCAGTAAAATAGATTTAGTAACAGAACTTGCACAGGTAATCATGCCACATTCAACTAGAAATAACAAGTAATCTACGAAATTAGGACTCAGTTAAACATTAAAAACATAAGAAAATACATGAAGTCAGCAGATAAATAGACCTCAATCAGTAGCTTGATGCATTTCAAGGACTTCGCAGAGCAAGCCAACAGGAGGGGTGAAGCAAAGTGATGGGACACTTTGTTGAGCTGAAAAGGGAAACGAATGATAGTTCTGAAAATATTTATCTATATCACATAATAATATTTTTATGAACCCACCAAGTTTTTTTATGCATCTCCAAAAGTAAACCATTAGATCATCAAGCTAAGTCCCAATCCATTTAGGTGACAATAGATCATTATCTAAAAAAAAGGTGACAATGGAATAGACAACTTACATCAGCAGCATGCTCCAGCAGAACCTTCacaacctcaacatgatcattaaAAGCAGCAATGTGTAATGGCGCCCCACAATAATTAACAAGATCCACAGGAACTCCTTTGGACAGCAACAGCCTTGCAGCCTCACAGTGCCCTGAGGGACAGTAAAGATAATACAAATCCAGATATATCAGTACCAGAGCCTCTACAACACCATTTGTATGAAAGCAATGTCATTCCTTCGATTTCCAGAGCCAAGAACGAATTCAAGAATGAGAAAGCGCACCTTCCACTGCTGCAAAGTGCAGCGGCGTGGAGCCCATCTCGTCAGGCATCGCAGGGTCACCGCCGTGGTCGAGAAGGTACCTCATAACCTGGACATTCCCCTCTCGTGCAGCGAAGGACGTCGGCGTCGCACCTACAAAGGGGGGATATAATATCTCAGTGATATAAAAAAACGATTTTTTTTCCTTCCACGGACGGGCACAGAATTTCAAGTACTGTGTGTGCACCTGTTTTCGACACGGCATTGACATCAATCCTTGATTCCTCCACCAGGAACCGGCAGCTCTCCAGGCAGCCCCTAGAAGCAGAGTAATGGAGCGCGGTATTCCCCCTCGCGTCCTTGGTTCCCCGCAGGTCCACCTTGCTCGCCATTTCTGAAATCGCAGGAACAACTGAAGTCAGACGGCACAGACAAGAAATTGCACAAATGAGACTCAAAATCGGTGTAACTAGGGCATGCCCAGACCGATTTCCTGAAGTGAGCCCACGCCGTACTTAAATTTGGGGTTTCTCCCGTTTCAGAAAAAAAGGGGTTTCTCCCTTCTTAATGTTTTTGGGGGTTTCTTCCCCAAATCGAAGGAATCGAAGTTAGTTAGGAAAAATGTCAAGGAATCTACGGATTTGCAGCCACTCCAACTGAAATTTGTACCGCACaagaacagagagagagagagagagagattactcTTGAGGAGGCTGAGGTTTCCTTCCACGGCAGCCTGGAGGGCGATGTCGGAGGGGGAGGGGAGGAGGAGGCCATGATGGCGGCAACCCTAGACGCAAGGTTCTGGCTGGGCTCCGCCTCCGCGCTTGGTGTAGGGTTTTGGGAAGGGACGGGAGGAAGGCGAGGACAATTCAGGGGATGGGGTGTGCTACTGTGGTGTGTTTGTGTGTATGGCGCGAAATAGGGGACGGAGGATGGGATATtacctggcca
It includes:
- the LOC127292478 gene encoding uncharacterized protein isoform X3, coding for MASKVDLRGTKDARGNTALHYSASRGCLESCRFLVEESRIDVNAVSKTGATPTSFAAREGNVQVMRYLLDHGGDPAMPDEMGSTPLHFAAVEGHCEAARLLLSKGVPVDLVNYCGAPLHIAAFNDHVEVVKVLLEHAADLNKVSHHFASPLLLACSAKSLKCIKLLIEVGADVNAPPGYPASAPLIQAVKNGLTEIVKLLLEAGADPNTPNMHDAIPIVQAAANRRRDLVEVLFPRTKPIPSLPDWSVDGIIRTVNSPHFNPLQPVVSVKERIADWKSRAKEAFAKEDYVIALSFYGLGFVTSGQTLIKLMMQRPLFRKRKQTNY
- the LOC127292479 gene encoding probable aldehyde oxidase 2 produces the protein MVINDGTWTYKIPTVDTIPKQLNVELINSARHHKRVLSSKASGEPPLLLLAASVHCAMREAIRAARTEFSAESPLTFQMDVPATMAHVKELCGLDVVERHLQSLSAAATHKA
- the LOC127292478 gene encoding uncharacterized protein isoform X2 — encoded protein: MASKVDLRGTKDARGNTALHYSASRGCLESCRFLVEESRIDVNAVSKTGATPTSFAAREGNVQVMRYLLDHGGDPAMPDEMGSTPLHFAAVEGHCEAARLLLSKGVPVDLVNYCGAPLHIAAFNDHVEVVKVLLEHAADLNKVSHHFASPLLLACSAKSLKCIKLLIEVGADVNAPPGYPASAPLIQAVKNGLTEIVKLLLEAGADPNTPNMPVVSVKERIADWKSRAKEAFAKEDYVIALSFYGLVIQINPLDASMFANSSLCWLRLRHGVKALEDARKCRLIRPRWSKAWYREGEALSFMKDYNGAADAFRQAVQLDPGSEEIREALRKAEKAAEVSRCV
- the LOC127292478 gene encoding uncharacterized protein isoform X1, which codes for MASKVDLRGTKDARGNTALHYSASRGCLESCRFLVEESRIDVNAVSKTGATPTSFAAREGNVQVMRYLLDHGGDPAMPDEMGSTPLHFAAVEGHCEAARLLLSKGVPVDLVNYCGAPLHIAAFNDHVEVVKVLLEHAADLNKVSHHFASPLLLACSAKSLKCIKLLIEVGADVNAPPGYPASAPLIQAVKNGLTEIVKLLLEAGADPNTPNMHDAIPIVQAAANRRRDLVEVLFPRTKPIPSLPDWSVDGIIRTVNSPHFNPLQPVVSVKERIADWKSRAKEAFAKEDYVIALSFYGLVIQINPLDASMFANSSLCWLRLRHGVKALEDARKCRLIRPRWSKAWYREGEALSFMKDYNGAADAFRQAVQLDPGSEEIREALRKAEKAAEVSRCV